In the Octadecabacter sp. SW4 genome, one interval contains:
- a CDS encoding FadR/GntR family transcriptional regulator produces the protein MKIDPNNPADLSAQIAKAIRDAIISGAMPVDERLPSEAELAEQFTVSRPTVREALKRLAAQSLIRTQRGATGGAFVNRLRFEDAYAQQITTSTLLLSMNDVGFATACEARYALERACAPLSAQRRTADQLATMRAECFRQSQPGLTDEAFCASDVAFHRALVDGAGNPVLSYQLAGAVEAMQPLMNMITFTARDRERIVALHHAIADALEARDGRACDDHLAALARYTMELAEEVMARRAAR, from the coding sequence ATGAAAATTGATCCCAACAACCCCGCCGACCTCTCGGCGCAGATCGCCAAGGCGATCCGCGACGCCATTATTTCGGGCGCGATGCCAGTGGATGAACGCCTCCCCAGCGAGGCAGAACTGGCCGAACAATTTACCGTGTCCCGCCCGACGGTGCGCGAGGCGCTGAAGCGACTGGCCGCGCAAAGCCTGATCCGCACCCAGCGCGGGGCGACGGGCGGTGCCTTTGTCAATCGCTTGCGGTTCGAGGATGCCTATGCGCAGCAAATCACCACCTCGACGTTACTGCTTAGCATGAACGACGTTGGCTTCGCCACGGCCTGCGAGGCCCGCTACGCGCTGGAGCGCGCCTGCGCACCCCTGTCGGCGCAGCGCCGCACAGCCGATCAACTCGCGACCATGCGCGCCGAATGTTTCCGCCAGTCCCAGCCGGGCCTCACCGACGAGGCATTTTGTGCCTCGGATGTGGCGTTCCACCGCGCGCTGGTCGATGGCGCGGGCAATCCGGTGCTGTCCTACCAACTGGCCGGTGCCGTCGAGGCCATGCAGCCGCTGATGAACATGATCACCTTTACGGCGCGCGACCGCGAACGGATCGTCGCGCTGCACCATGCCATTGCCGATGCCCTGGAGGCGCGCGATGGCAGGGCCTGCGATGACCACCTTGCCGCCCTGGCCCGCTACACGATGGAACTGGCCGAGGAAGTCATGGCGCGGCGCGCCGCGCGCTGA
- a CDS encoding DUF2182 domain-containing protein has protein sequence MLARLIRTMATPQWLALFGLVLAGWAALYVMAIPAEMRSLSRIYGSDFWAGLCRVTPDSAGALKLWGMWALMSAAMMLPTALPAFATFDDLPTSQRDFAALVGGYLAIWLGFSAVAALAQMALWQFGLVDQTGLSLSRILSAALLIGAGAYQFTALKNACVSKCRAPLPFFMDHWNEGPWRMGLRLGAVCLGCCWALMVLAFVGGVMSLAFMGLATLLMVLEKLPQLGDRLTRPLGFGLIGAGALVLAGL, from the coding sequence ATGCTTGCACGCTTGATCAGAACGATGGCGACGCCCCAGTGGTTGGCGCTGTTCGGGCTTGTTCTGGCGGGCTGGGCCGCGCTTTACGTGATGGCAATCCCCGCCGAGATGCGCAGCCTGTCACGGATTTATGGCAGTGATTTCTGGGCGGGCCTGTGCCGCGTCACGCCCGACAGCGCAGGCGCGCTGAAACTCTGGGGGATGTGGGCGCTGATGTCGGCGGCGATGATGTTGCCCACGGCGCTGCCCGCTTTCGCCACCTTTGACGACCTGCCGACATCGCAGCGCGATTTTGCGGCGCTTGTCGGCGGATACCTCGCGATCTGGTTGGGCTTTTCGGCCGTGGCCGCGCTGGCGCAAATGGCATTGTGGCAATTCGGGCTGGTCGATCAGACCGGTCTCAGCCTCAGCCGCATCCTGTCAGCCGCGCTGTTGATCGGGGCCGGTGCCTATCAGTTCACCGCCCTCAAGAATGCCTGCGTCAGCAAATGCCGCGCGCCACTGCCGTTCTTCATGGATCATTGGAATGAAGGACCGTGGCGGATGGGTCTGCGCCTTGGTGCCGTCTGTCTGGGCTGTTGCTGGGCGCTGATGGTGCTGGCCTTTGTCGGCGGCGTGATGAGCCTTGCATTCATGGGGCTGGCGACGCTGCTGATGGTGCTGGAAAAACTACCGCAATTGGGGGATCGCCTGACGCGGCCCCTTGGATTTGGTCTGATCGGCGCAGGCGCGCTGGTGCTGGCCGGCCTTTAA
- a CDS encoding DUF1326 domain-containing protein codes for MDGDTHPLRRKISATDWAIKGELFLNCNCTLFCPCVVSLGAHPPTEGYCQAWMAVAIDEGHFEGEDLSGLNVGILADIPGRMAEGNWKVALYVDERASDTAYEGLGRIFSGTAGGTTGLFTMLVSEIIGMEREKVDIMREGTKRGLYIGRKIHGEIEMITGTDPDKPVTMTNTQYWMGPDVIAAKGLKSKVRDYGRVWDLSGKSGEICAIDWKGVAK; via the coding sequence ATGGACGGCGATACACATCCCCTACGGCGCAAGATCAGCGCAACAGACTGGGCCATCAAGGGCGAGCTGTTCCTGAATTGCAACTGCACCCTGTTCTGCCCCTGTGTTGTCAGCCTTGGCGCGCACCCGCCAACCGAGGGCTACTGCCAGGCATGGATGGCCGTGGCCATCGACGAGGGTCATTTCGAGGGCGAAGACCTGTCGGGTCTGAATGTGGGCATTCTGGCGGACATTCCGGGCCGGATGGCCGAAGGTAACTGGAAAGTTGCGCTGTATGTGGATGAACGCGCCAGCGATACAGCCTACGAAGGCTTGGGCCGCATCTTTAGCGGCACGGCGGGCGGCACCACGGGGCTGTTCACGATGCTGGTCAGTGAAATCATCGGCATGGAGCGCGAAAAGGTCGATATCATGCGCGAAGGCACCAAGCGGGGCCTTTACATCGGTCGCAAGATTCACGGCGAGATCGAGATGATCACCGGCACCGACCCCGACAAACCCGTCACCATGACCAATACCCAATACTGGATGGGGCCAGATGTGATTGCCGCCAAGGGCCTGAAATCCAAGGTGCGCGATTATGGTCGCGTCTGGGATCTGTCCGGCAAATCGGGCGAGATCTGCGCGATTGACTGGAAAGGTGTCGCCAAGTGA
- a CDS encoding DinB family protein → MIDAGYCRVMARYNAWQNKGLRAIVDAMDEDALRHDRGAFFGSIFGTLNHLLWGDLVWMARFAGGDAPPQAIADSPDMTATPVEWSTHRFRTDGRISLWADKLASVDLVGDLTWYSEAAKREVTQPMQTCIVHFFNHQTHHRGQVHAMLTAAGAKPGPTDLPFMPEEF, encoded by the coding sequence GTGATCGACGCCGGTTACTGTAGGGTCATGGCGCGCTATAATGCCTGGCAAAACAAAGGGCTGCGCGCCATTGTTGATGCAATGGATGAAGATGCGCTGCGGCACGACCGCGGTGCATTCTTTGGCTCGATCTTTGGCACGTTGAACCATCTGCTTTGGGGTGATCTGGTCTGGATGGCGCGGTTCGCAGGCGGTGATGCCCCACCCCAGGCCATCGCCGACAGCCCGGATATGACCGCAACACCGGTTGAATGGTCCACACACCGGTTTCGCACGGACGGGCGGATTTCGCTTTGGGCGGACAAGCTGGCATCGGTCGATCTGGTTGGTGACCTGACATGGTATTCCGAAGCGGCCAAACGCGAGGTCACCCAACCCATGCAAACCTGCATCGTGCATTTCTTTAACCACCAGACCCATCACCGCGGGCAAGTCCACGCGATGTTGACAGCCGCAGGGGCCAAACCCGGCCCGACCGATCTGCCCTTTATGCCCGAGGAATTCTGA
- a CDS encoding dimethylsulfoniopropionate demethylase — translation MALISPSRRLRRTPFSQGVEAAGVKGYTSYNHMLLPTVFRTVQEDYRHLKEAVQVWDVSCERQVEVRGPDAGRLMQMLTPRDLRKMQEGMCYYVPMVDETGGMLNDPVAVKLAEDRYWISIADSDLLFWVKGLVYGFRLDVLVGEPDVSPLAIQGPKADDLAAGVFGDAVRDIRFFRFGRFDFQGREMVIARSGYSRQGGFEIYVEGGDIGMPLWNALMEAGRDLDVHAGCPNLIERIEGGLLSYGNDMTRDNTPHEAGLGRFCSTQTAIGCVGRDALLRVASEGPVKQVRALRIEGDIPPCDRVWPLMDGQYQVGAITSAAWSPDFETNVAIGMVRMTHWNAATDLDVVTQNGVFPAVVQETFWI, via the coding sequence ATGGCCCTGATTTCACCCTCGCGCCGGTTGCGGCGCACCCCGTTTTCCCAAGGCGTCGAGGCGGCGGGCGTCAAGGGCTACACGTCCTACAACCACATGCTGCTGCCAACTGTGTTTCGCACGGTTCAGGAGGATTATCGCCACCTGAAAGAGGCGGTGCAGGTCTGGGATGTGTCCTGCGAACGGCAAGTCGAAGTGCGCGGCCCCGATGCGGGGCGCCTGATGCAGATGCTGACGCCGCGTGATCTGCGCAAGATGCAGGAAGGCATGTGTTACTATGTGCCGATGGTGGATGAGACCGGCGGCATGCTGAACGATCCGGTGGCCGTGAAGCTGGCCGAAGACCGCTATTGGATATCCATTGCCGACAGTGATTTATTGTTTTGGGTCAAGGGATTGGTCTATGGTTTTCGGCTTGATGTGCTGGTGGGCGAACCCGATGTGTCGCCGCTGGCCATTCAGGGGCCGAAAGCCGATGATCTGGCCGCAGGGGTCTTTGGAGACGCGGTGCGCGACATCCGGTTTTTCCGCTTTGGCCGCTTTGATTTTCAGGGGCGCGAGATGGTGATTGCGCGCTCGGGCTATTCGCGCCAGGGCGGGTTCGAGATTTACGTCGAGGGAGGCGACATCGGCATGCCCCTGTGGAATGCGCTGATGGAAGCTGGGCGTGATCTGGACGTGCATGCGGGCTGTCCCAACCTGATTGAACGCATCGAGGGCGGCTTGCTGTCCTATGGCAACGACATGACCCGCGACAACACCCCGCATGAGGCCGGATTGGGGCGGTTTTGTTCGACCCAGACGGCGATTGGCTGCGTGGGCCGCGATGCATTGCTGCGCGTGGCCAGCGAGGGGCCGGTCAAACAGGTCCGCGCGCTGCGGATCGAGGGCGATATCCCGCCCTGCGATCGGGTCTGGCCCCTGATGGACGGGCAGTATCAGGTCGGGGCGATAACGTCGGCGGCGTGGTCGCCCGATTTTGAAACCAATGTCGCGATCGGCATGGTGCGGATGACCCACTGGAACGCCGCCACCGATCTTGATGTTGTGACCCAGAACGGCGTGTTTCCGGCGGTGGTGCAGGAAACATTCTGGATTTAG
- the acuI gene encoding acryloyl-CoA reductase — protein MFNALVVEKNDEGKTSASVQEIGIDRLPEGDVTVAVDYSTVNYKDGLCIGPGGGLVRNYPHVPGIDFAGTVEASDDPRYKPGDKVVLTGWRVGEAYWGGYAQKARVKADWLVPLPEGLDTRQAMAVGTAGFTAMLAVMALEDHGIKDGPVLVTGAAGGVGSVATAILANLGHEVAGVTGRPETTDYLTSLGATRIVARDEINETVKRPLEAETWGGCIDAVGGAMLARVLGQMQYGASVAAVGLAGGADLPATVIPFLLRGVNLLGIDSVMQPYDNRVRAWQRIARDLPMDKLDSMIQPASLSDLPQLGRDILKGQVKGRVVVDVNV, from the coding sequence ATGTTCAACGCTTTGGTGGTTGAAAAGAATGACGAGGGCAAGACAAGCGCGTCGGTCCAGGAGATCGGCATTGATCGCCTGCCCGAAGGGGATGTGACCGTCGCGGTGGACTATTCGACTGTCAATTACAAGGACGGGTTGTGCATTGGACCGGGTGGCGGGTTGGTGCGCAATTATCCTCACGTGCCGGGCATTGATTTTGCTGGCACCGTCGAGGCCTCGGACGATCCGCGCTACAAGCCCGGCGACAAGGTTGTTCTGACCGGTTGGCGCGTGGGCGAGGCCTATTGGGGCGGCTATGCCCAAAAGGCCCGCGTCAAGGCCGACTGGCTGGTGCCGCTGCCCGAGGGGCTTGATACCCGTCAGGCGATGGCCGTGGGCACCGCCGGTTTCACCGCGATGCTGGCGGTGATGGCGCTGGAGGATCACGGGATCAAGGACGGGCCGGTGCTGGTCACCGGGGCTGCGGGCGGTGTTGGGTCGGTTGCTACGGCGATTCTCGCCAATCTTGGCCATGAGGTCGCGGGCGTGACGGGGCGTCCCGAAACCACCGATTACCTGACCAGCCTCGGGGCAACGCGGATCGTGGCGCGCGACGAGATCAACGAGACCGTCAAACGCCCGCTTGAGGCGGAGACCTGGGGCGGGTGCATTGATGCGGTGGGCGGCGCGATGCTGGCCCGCGTGTTGGGGCAGATGCAATATGGCGCATCCGTGGCCGCGGTCGGCCTGGCTGGCGGCGCGGATCTGCCTGCCACGGTCATTCCGTTCCTGTTGCGCGGCGTCAACTTGCTGGGAATTGACAGTGTCATGCAGCCCTATGACAACCGCGTGCGCGCCTGGCAGCGCATCGCGCGCGATCTGCCGATGGACAAGCTCGATTCCATGATCCAGCCCGCCAGTTTGTCGGATTTGCCGCAACTGGGCCGTGATATCCTGAAGGGTCAGGTCAAGGGCCGCGTCGTTGTCGATGTAAACGTCTGA
- a CDS encoding universal stress protein, with product MFKRIMMPVDLAHVESLGQAVTVAADLAGHYGAELVFVGVTATAPSRAAHSPEEYRDKLAAFAAQKASRHAITTRAQTIISHDPAVELDDVLIKAVGDVGADLVVMATHVPNMADMILPAHGGALARHTDVSVFLVRHA from the coding sequence ATGTTCAAGCGTATCATGATGCCTGTGGATCTGGCCCATGTGGAGAGCCTGGGGCAGGCGGTGACCGTCGCCGCCGATCTTGCCGGCCACTACGGTGCAGAGCTTGTGTTTGTTGGTGTGACTGCGACCGCGCCCAGCCGCGCGGCCCATTCACCCGAGGAATATCGCGACAAACTTGCGGCCTTTGCCGCCCAAAAGGCCAGCCGCCACGCGATCACCACACGTGCGCAAACGATCATCAGCCACGATCCGGCTGTCGAGCTGGACGATGTCTTGATCAAGGCGGTGGGCGATGTCGGCGCTGATCTGGTCGTCATGGCAACCCATGTGCCCAATATGGCCGATATGATCTTGCCGGCACATGGTGGCGCCCTGGCGCGTCACACGGATGTTTCCGTCTTTCTTGTGCGCCACGCCTAG
- a CDS encoding BCCT family transporter has protein sequence MADETTNQGIPEPEGHSEVIATDYEIGQDNIEAQIGPLKFDIHNPVFVISAAMIVLFVAIALIWPEGSKETFLAMRDYVKSTFDWFFLLSANFFVIFALFLIVSPWGKIRLGGSEATPDYSYPAWFAMLFAAGMGIGLMFFGVLEPVYYFGTPWGDQPLGGALGIVDGVVADPAALKAARQMAMAATIYHWGLHPWAIYAIVGLALALFSYNKGLPLTLRSAFYPLLGERVWGAWGNAIDTIAAFATLFGLATSLGFGATQVASGLTEVFGSGDATAGTRNFMGFLWGNADGSSDSSVLLVLIITFITAIALVSVIRGLDGGVKVLSEINMGLAGLLLAFVFFAGPTLAILGDFIGGLVGYAKNIAPLSNPFGRDDTGFLHGWTTFYWAWWISWSPFVGMFIARVSRGRTVREFVISVLLIPSLVCVFWMATFGGTAISQVVAGASESGVFQNVIAAYKPEISLFAMLGELPLASITSVLAVVLVIIFFVTSSDSGSLVIDTITAGGKVDAPVSQRIFWCIFEGAVAGVLLLGAAGTAGLDSLQAMVISSGLFFTAVLLVMCFSIMRGLMSEPR, from the coding sequence ATGGCCGATGAAACAACAAACCAGGGGATACCTGAGCCCGAAGGACACTCTGAAGTGATCGCGACCGATTATGAGATCGGTCAGGACAATATCGAGGCCCAGATCGGGCCGCTCAAGTTTGATATCCACAATCCGGTCTTCGTCATTTCCGCGGCGATGATTGTGTTGTTTGTCGCAATCGCGCTGATCTGGCCCGAAGGGTCCAAGGAAACCTTTTTGGCGATGCGCGACTATGTGAAATCCACCTTTGACTGGTTTTTTCTGCTTTCGGCGAATTTCTTTGTGATTTTTGCGCTGTTCCTGATTGTGAGCCCCTGGGGCAAGATCCGGCTTGGCGGCAGCGAGGCCACGCCCGATTACAGCTATCCTGCATGGTTCGCGATGCTGTTTGCGGCCGGTATGGGTATCGGGCTGATGTTCTTTGGCGTGCTTGAGCCGGTCTATTACTTTGGCACGCCCTGGGGCGATCAGCCGCTGGGGGGCGCGTTGGGGATCGTTGACGGTGTCGTTGCCGATCCTGCCGCGCTCAAGGCCGCGCGGCAGATGGCGATGGCCGCGACAATCTATCACTGGGGTCTGCACCCCTGGGCGATCTATGCAATCGTTGGTCTGGCGCTGGCGCTGTTCAGCTATAACAAGGGTCTGCCGCTAACGCTGCGCTCGGCGTTTTATCCGCTGCTGGGCGAACGTGTCTGGGGCGCCTGGGGCAATGCGATTGATACGATCGCCGCCTTTGCCACACTGTTCGGCCTTGCCACATCGTTGGGGTTTGGTGCGACACAGGTGGCGTCGGGCCTGACGGAAGTGTTTGGGTCAGGCGATGCTACCGCAGGCACCCGCAACTTCATGGGGTTCCTTTGGGGCAATGCGGACGGGTCCAGCGACAGTTCCGTCCTGCTGGTTTTGATCATCACCTTTATCACCGCGATCGCGCTTGTTTCGGTCATTCGTGGCCTTGATGGCGGGGTCAAGGTGCTGTCGGAGATCAACATGGGGCTTGCGGGTCTGTTGCTGGCGTTTGTCTTTTTCGCCGGTCCGACCCTTGCGATCCTTGGTGATTTCATTGGCGGGCTGGTGGGCTACGCCAAGAACATCGCGCCGCTGTCCAATCCGTTCGGGCGCGACGACACCGGCTTTCTGCACGGTTGGACCACGTTCTATTGGGCGTGGTGGATCAGCTGGTCGCCTTTTGTCGGTATGTTCATCGCCCGCGTCAGCCGGGGCCGCACGGTGCGCGAGTTCGTGATCAGCGTCTTGCTGATCCCCTCGCTGGTCTGTGTGTTCTGGATGGCGACATTCGGCGGCACGGCGATCAGTCAGGTGGTTGCGGGCGCCAGCGAAAGCGGCGTGTTCCAGAATGTGATCGCGGCCTACAAGCCGGAAATCTCGCTCTTTGCGATGCTGGGTGAATTGCCGCTTGCGTCAATCACCTCGGTGCTTGCGGTGGTGCTGGTCATCATCTTTTTCGTGACCTCGTCCGATTCCGGTTCGCTGGTGATCGACACGATCACGGCTGGCGGCAAGGTGGACGCGCCTGTGTCACAGCGGATATTCTGGTGCATCTTCGAAGGGGCAGTGGCCGGTGTGCTGCTGCTGGGCGCAGCAGGCACGGCGGGGCTGGATTCGCTGCAGGCGATGGTCATCTCCTCGGGGCTGTTCTTTACCGCAGTGCTCTTGGTCATGTGCTTTTCGATCATGCGCGGGCTGATGTCCGAGCCGCGCTGA
- a CDS encoding aminotransferase class V-fold PLP-dependent enzyme, whose amino-acid sequence MNLDITWVRAQFPAFAEAPLQGQAFFENAGGSYACAPVIDRLTRFYRQRKVQPYAPYAASTLAGQEMDEARARLAAMLGVATHEVSFGPSTTQNTYVLANAVRRWLKPGEAVVVTNQDHEANSGPWRRLANEGIEVREWRIDPETGHLDPEKLSDLLDEKVRLVCFPHCSNVVGEINDVAAITALAHAAGAFTVVDGVSYAPHGFADVGALGCDVYLFSAYKTYGPHQGIMVIREGFGMDLPNQGHHFNGDSLFLRFTPAGPDHAQVAACAGMADYMDALSAQHGGGQGAQAARLSHDLMRAHEIALMAPLLEYLASKNAVRLLGPRAPENRAPTIALELAEPGEGVAARLAQHGIMTGGGDFYAGRALAGMGVDPDKGVLRLSFTHYTSPAEVDKLMTALDQEL is encoded by the coding sequence ATGAATTTGGATATTACATGGGTGCGGGCCCAGTTTCCCGCTTTCGCCGAGGCCCCGCTTCAGGGACAGGCCTTTTTCGAAAATGCTGGCGGATCATATGCTTGCGCACCCGTTATTGACCGGCTGACGCGGTTTTATCGCCAGCGCAAGGTGCAGCCCTATGCGCCCTATGCGGCGTCAACCCTGGCCGGGCAGGAAATGGACGAAGCCCGTGCGCGATTGGCTGCGATGCTGGGTGTCGCAACGCATGAGGTTTCGTTCGGTCCCTCGACCACGCAAAATACCTATGTGCTGGCCAATGCCGTGCGCCGCTGGTTGAAACCCGGCGAGGCGGTGGTGGTCACCAATCAGGATCACGAGGCAAATTCCGGCCCCTGGCGCAGGTTGGCCAACGAAGGGATCGAAGTGCGCGAATGGCGCATCGACCCCGAAACCGGCCATCTGGACCCGGAAAAACTGTCTGACCTGCTGGATGAAAAGGTGCGGCTGGTCTGCTTTCCCCATTGTTCAAACGTGGTGGGCGAAATCAACGATGTTGCGGCGATCACTGCGCTGGCCCATGCGGCTGGCGCGTTTACGGTGGTGGATGGCGTCAGCTATGCGCCGCACGGCTTTGCTGATGTGGGCGCGCTGGGGTGTGATGTCTATCTGTTCAGCGCCTACAAAACCTACGGTCCCCATCAGGGCATTATGGTGATCCGCGAAGGGTTTGGCATGGACCTGCCCAATCAGGGGCACCATTTCAACGGTGACAGCCTTTTTCTGCGGTTCACCCCCGCAGGACCGGATCACGCCCAGGTTGCCGCCTGTGCGGGCATGGCCGATTACATGGATGCGCTGTCGGCCCAACATGGGGGCGGGCAGGGGGCCCAGGCGGCCCGCCTGTCCCACGACCTGATGCGCGCCCATGAAATCGCGCTGATGGCCCCGCTGCTGGAGTATCTGGCGTCGAAAAATGCGGTGCGGCTGCTGGGACCGCGTGCACCGGAAAACCGTGCCCCGACCATCGCGCTGGAACTGGCCGAACCGGGCGAGGGCGTGGCGGCGCGGCTGGCACAACACGGGATCATGACCGGCGGCGGCGATTTTTACGCGGGGCGCGCGCTGGCGGGCATGGGTGTGGACCCCGACAAAGGCGTGCTGCGCCTGTCGTTCACCCATTACACATCGCCAGCCGAGGTGGACAAACTGATGACCGCGCTAGATCAGGAGCTATAG
- a CDS encoding deoxyribodipyrimidine photo-lyase — protein MTDTSPIILWFRRDLRLADHPALTAAASTGRPIIPLFIHDEVVETQGAAPRYRLGLSVASLATSLHRHNSRLILRRGRALDVLREVIAQTGAGAVYWSRLYDPDAKARDTTVKAALKDDGIAARSFNGHLLFEPWTVETKTGGFYKVYTPLWKAVRDRDVDACLPEPTLPLPDVWPASEDLADWQMGADMQRGADVLARHVCVGEGAARDRLGLFIAERVANYKTLRDFPAAEATSGLSENLTYGEIAPRALWHAGWRAVHDGKAGAEHFLKEVVWREFAYHLVHHTPRIMERNWREEWDAFPWNKTENEHVVAWKQGRTGIPFVDAAMREMYVTGTMHNRARMIVGSYLTKHLMTHWRIGQAWFDDCLIDWDPAANAMGWQWVAGSGPDAAPYFRVFNPDTQLDKFDADRTYTRAWIAEGHGRPSATALSYFDAIPRAWNLRPDAPYPPPVVALDVGRKRALDAYQSRGDG, from the coding sequence GTGACTGACACTTCCCCGATTATCTTGTGGTTTCGCCGCGACTTGCGGCTGGCCGATCATCCCGCGCTGACGGCGGCGGCCTCTACGGGGCGCCCGATCATCCCGCTGTTCATTCATGATGAGGTCGTGGAAACCCAAGGTGCCGCGCCGCGTTACCGTTTGGGCTTGTCCGTCGCCAGCCTTGCAACATCGCTGCATCGCCACAACAGCCGCCTGATCCTGCGCCGTGGGCGCGCACTGGACGTCTTGCGCGAAGTGATCGCACAGACGGGGGCAGGGGCGGTTTACTGGTCGCGCCTTTATGATCCCGACGCCAAGGCGCGCGACACCACCGTCAAGGCGGCGCTGAAAGACGACGGGATTGCGGCGCGCAGTTTCAATGGCCACCTGTTGTTTGAACCCTGGACCGTGGAAACCAAGACCGGCGGATTCTACAAGGTCTACACGCCGTTGTGGAAAGCCGTGCGCGACCGCGATGTTGATGCCTGCCTGCCCGAACCCACGCTGCCCCTTCCAGATGTCTGGCCCGCGTCCGAAGATTTGGCCGATTGGCAGATGGGGGCAGACATGCAGCGCGGGGCCGATGTGCTGGCCCGGCATGTCTGCGTGGGCGAGGGGGCGGCGCGCGACCGGCTGGGGCTGTTCATCGCCGAACGGGTCGCCAATTACAAAACCCTGCGCGATTTTCCTGCGGCCGAGGCCACCTCGGGTTTGTCGGAAAACCTGACCTATGGTGAAATTGCGCCGCGTGCCCTGTGGCACGCCGGATGGCGCGCGGTGCACGATGGAAAGGCAGGCGCGGAACATTTCCTCAAAGAGGTCGTCTGGCGTGAATTTGCCTATCACCTGGTGCATCACACGCCCCGGATCATGGAGCGGAACTGGCGTGAAGAGTGGGACGCATTTCCTTGGAATAAAACGGAAAATGAACATGTTGTGGCGTGGAAACAGGGGCGCACCGGCATCCCCTTCGTCGATGCAGCCATGCGCGAGATGTATGTGACCGGCACCATGCACAACCGCGCGCGCATGATCGTCGGGTCATATTTGACGAAACACTTGATGACCCACTGGCGGATCGGGCAGGCGTGGTTTGACGACTGCCTGATCGACTGGGATCCGGCCGCCAATGCGATGGGGTGGCAATGGGTTGCGGGCAGCGGGCCGGACGCCGCCCCCTATTTTCGCGTCTTCAACCCCGACACCCAGCTGGATAAATTCGACGCCGACCGCACCTATACCCGCGCCTGGATTGCCGAAGGACATGGGCGCCCGTCCGCCACCGCGCTGTCGTATTTCGATGCCATTCCGCGCGCCTGGAACCTGCGCCCCGATGCACCTTATCCGCCCCCCGTGGTGGCCCTTGATGTGGGGCGCAAACGCGCGCTTGACGCCTATCAAAGCCGTGGTGATGGCTGA